The Natribaculum luteum genome contains the following window.
CCACGCCGAGGAACCGATCGTCGTCGAAGTCCAGTTCGTCGTCTCCGAACAGGAGGGGAGTGTCGCAGATAACGAGACGTCGAACGCGCTTGCTGCTCATACTGCCGGCCAACACGGTTCGTACTGACTGTTGTCCAGTAGTGTCAGACAGTCGGGCGAACGGCGACGAAAAAACCGTGATTATCGCTCTTCGCTGTCCAGGACCCGAATCTGGTCGCCACGTACCGTAACGGGGATCGGAACCGTCGCCTCGTACAGTTCGACCGTCACCTGATCTTTCCCTTCGTCGATGCGCTGTACCTGCGCTTTCTCGCCTTTGAACGGGCCGGCGATGAGTTCGACGATGTCGCCCTCGGCGATCCCCTCGACGTCCGGCTTGGGCGAGAGGAAGTGCTCGACCTCGGAGATGTCCGACTCGCCGGGGACGATGCTCCGCGCGTGCGGGATTTCTTCCAGAACGCGCTCGAGGACCGCGTCGTTGTCTGCCTCGACCATCACGTACGACGTGAGCGAGTCGGGCGCGAGCGCGGCGTGGATCTCTGACTCTTCACGGTTGATGATCATGTCCGCGACCGTGCCTTCCTGGCTCGCGGTCGTCTTTACGGCGTAGATCGACATCAGAACCCACCCGTCAGTAGGAGCATGACGCCACCGATCAGGAAGCCCATGAGTCCGACGAGCAGGATGCCAGCACCGGCAATCTTCGCAACCTGGAGGAACTCATTCTTCCCGGGTGTCGTCGCCATCTTCAGCACCCGAACGTACGAGGTGAGGTCGTACGGAACGTCCATATCTGTGTATTCTCACCGGGGCGTCTTTTATCTGTCTTTCGTGTCTGGCGAACGGTAGCGTCCAGTGACGGGAACGTCGACGTGCCGTTTCGTCGGCAGCGGTGCCGGTGTCGGCCGACGAGCCAGACCCGTCCAGGCCAACCGTCGAAGTACGATAGTCGGCGACCGAAAGGTCGATTCGACTTCGCTTCGCTCAGTCGAACAACTCCTCACCCTCGACCATATGCTCTTCGACGGCGTCCATGTCGAGCGTGACGCCCAGCCCCGGCTTCTCGGGAATCTCGATGTAGCCGTCCTCGATGACGTCCTCCTCGACTAGGTCTTCCCACCAGCCGAGTTCGTAGGAGTGGTACTCGACCGCGAGCGAGTTGGGGATCGCCGCGCCGACGTGGGCGCTCGCGACCGTCGCGACCGGCGAGGAGACGTTGTGCATCGCCACCGGCACGTAGTACTGGTTGGCGACGTCGGCGATCTTCCGGGTCTCGCGCATCCCGCCAACCTTGGGCATGTCGGGGGCGACGATGTCGACCGCCTGCTGCTCGATCAGGCGTCGCTCTTCGGTGACGCGGTAGCGGTTCTCGCCGACCGTGATCGGCGTCGTCGTAGATTTGGTGACCTCCTCCTGGA
Protein-coding sequences here:
- a CDS encoding transcription elongation factor Spt5 — its product is MSIYAVKTTASQEGTVADMIINREESEIHAALAPDSLTSYVMVEADNDAVLERVLEEIPHARSIVPGESDISEVEHFLSPKPDVEGIAEGDIVELIAGPFKGEKAQVQRIDEGKDQVTVELYEATVPIPVTVRGDQIRVLDSEER
- a CDS encoding protein translocase SEC61 complex subunit gamma, with protein sequence MDVPYDLTSYVRVLKMATTPGKNEFLQVAKIAGAGILLVGLMGFLIGGVMLLLTGGF